Proteins encoded by one window of Cloeon dipterum chromosome 4, ieCloDipt1.1, whole genome shotgun sequence:
- the mEFTs gene encoding elongation factor Ts, mitochondrial, with amino-acid sequence MQRLLHSSAPLWASLDKAMLGKLRKKTGYTFSNCKKALEVCGNDITKAEEWLHEQAKALGWAKANKLEGRATAQGLVGVASDSSCVAMVEVNCETDFVARNKTFRSLVERVAAACLNHAKTLPQDNLTKSFLSADQLKTVPCGKEGGPLADHVALAIGNVGENLSLRRCAVLQAPPRSAVHLSGYTHPAENSLGVGPVLCGRYGALVAFKAALDSAPKTQILGRQLCQHIVGMCPERIGDPEKDSPNPDTDSESVLIFQEFLLDVNQTVGNVLEEHDASILDFARFECGEKC; translated from the exons ATGCAGCGGCTGTTGCACTCGTCGGCGCCGCTGTGGGCGTCGCTGGACAAGGCCATGCTCGGCAAGCTGCGCAAAAAGACCGGCTACACGTTCAGCAACTGCAAAAAGGCGCTCGAAGTCTGCGGCAATGACATCACCAAG GCGGAGGAGTGGCTGCACGAGCAGGCCAAGGCGCTAGGCTGGGCCAAGGCGAACAAACTCGAGGGCCGCGCGACTGCGCAGGGCCTGGTGGGCGTGGCCTCCGACTCGAGCTGCGTCGCCATGGTCGAGGTCAACTGCGAAACTGACTTCGTCGCCAGGAACAAGACCTTCCGCTCGCTGGTCGAACGCGTGGCGGCCGCCTGCCTCAACCACGCCAAGACCCTTCCGCAGGACAACCTGACGAAG AGTTTCCTTTCAGCTGATCAGTTGAAGACTGTGCCCTGCGGCAAGGAGGGCGGCCCTTTGGCCGACCACGTGGCCCTGGCGATCGGCAACGTGGGCGAGAACCTGTCACTGCGGCGATGCGCCGTGTTGCAGGCGCCGCCCAGGTCGGCGGTGCACCTGTCAGGGTACACGCACCCTGCCGAGAACTCGCTCGGCGTCGGCCCTGTGCTGTGCGGCAGGTACGGCGCCCTGGTCGCCTTCAAAGCCGCCCTGGACTCGGCGCCGAAGACGCAGATCCTCGGAAGGCAGCTTTGTCAACACATTGTCG GAATGTGTCCTGAGCGGATCGGCGACCCTGAGAAGGACTCCCCTAACCCTGACACGGACTCGGAGTCGGTTCTGATCTTCCAGGAGTTCCTGCTGGACGTGAACCAGACCGTGGGCAACGTCCTGGAGGAGCACGACGCTTCGATTTTGGACTTTGCGCGTTTCGAGTGCGGCGAGAAGTGTTGA
- the LOC135942800 gene encoding serine/threonine-protein phosphatase 6 regulatory ankyrin repeat subunit C-like, protein MKKIPREQIYKNSSEPLIEEKIDFDTLTKEAKRLFEENKKSIESLLQTMSLQEKLQIPSEIEPSKKLNLVKDLEAVSTVRNSAEASILWLFNSVAGAGKSTVLKEMARQLTKHDGGFKVLLIPLKKYYRYLLNMPASKVNEIEFLANTTCNSNDDIKNWIEKRETIVFLDGFDEVCPDFREKIIKILIALNQARVPLIIGTRPHEVHHIQDRIQKSMIVEIEPLDEAKQIEFLEKVARKSPQEIAQLRKIFKDQDILGNPLYLSLLAEYSGDGNLYDIFDKIVRHKVKICLVRENGGKDVGEEMIDKELKFIQLVASRFVRGVKIDQGSVTKEALEKMNAFGVVTHCNDRVNFTHQTFAEFLTSQKFIEDLKNPVDEEVPLFNEELVQCRKFVDLFLSTEKGKDASYTDAFADWAISNPLKLVKLICRENLRQMFNLLNPDLSLKDEDGKNALHFALRHLEMVKMVHERNSRLATETTNDGENCLHLAIIDEECSEEVAIWLLKNTDVDKNAETIFEHTPLLLAGETDKWEVAQHLIFADDEAIKTVKTGVSILPYFILGNKLDLVKALIDRGSDVNFKNDDGRTALHLAARWNENPEIADILLESGAKENAQDNCKWTALHFAAKYNKTPGIVLKLLENGADVDIQDDVGCTALHLAARWNKNPQILNTLLEKCSKVNAQDRDKMTALHTAVETNPNVEVIQTLLENGADVHLQNIYGSTALHLAARNRNPEIVKIFLQKGAKVNAQDNKKQTALHYTVDSFDPATAVVRELLENGADLDLQDKDGFTALHLAAMSNENPEMVKILLDKGAKVNATNKDKCTVLHYAARHYPVSEIIQKMLENGADIHLQNSDGNTVLHLAAGFNRNPEIVKILLEKGAKVNVQNHNKWTALHYAARYSSSREVFQKLLENGADVDSQTKGRKSALHLAAEWTENPELVQILLENGAKVNVQNNDNWTALHFAARYNPDSKIIQMLLANGADVHSKNKDGYTALYLAAGWNTNPEIVKNMLENGAKVNAQNNDKCTALHLAAEKNSNAEVIQILLENGADVQSQNIYGNTALHQTAGLNRNPEIVKILLEKGAKVNVQNHNKWTALHYTVDSFDPATAVVQELLENGIDVDLQDKDGFTALHLAARRNKNSIIVKMLLENGAKINAESNDKCTALHLAARYNPAGEIVQKLLENGADVDSLNQQGESALHLAAWYNTSPEIVNLLLEQGAEVNAQDNYKWTALHFAARFNPASEIVQTLIENGSDVDSHTSGGKAALHLAAQHNINPEIVKILLENGSDVNAQENDGWTALHFAVRFNQAPEIVQMLIQHGADVRLQNKDGYTAFYLAAGYNTNPEIVKIILENGANLNAGDNGEWTALLHYAATHNRRPEVVQMLLDKGALINEKNSKGETALFLAAKHNCEEKVVQILLDNGAAVNKKILNDKECAAVLRQMKINGEILKKLTKNDRKDCCLI, encoded by the coding sequence atgaaaaaaataccccgtgaacaaatttataaaaattcatcgGAACCACTTATAGAGGAAAAGATCGATTTTGATACATTGACTAAAGAGGCCAAACGATTGTTTGAGGAAAACAAGAAATCAATTGAAAGTCTTCTTCAGACAATGAGTCTTCAAGAAAAACTACAAATTCCAAGTGAAATTGAACCCTCGAAAAAGTTGAATCTCGTCAAAGACTTAGAAGCTGTTTCTACAGTGAGAAATTCAGCTGAAGCGAGCATTTTATGGTTATTTAATTCTGTTGCTGGAGCAGGTAAATCGACCGTTCTGAAAGAAATGGCGCGCCAACTAACCAAACATGATGGAGGTTTTAAGGTACTGCTGAttcctcttaaaaaatattatcgatATTTACTTAATATGCCTGCATCGAAAGTAAATGAAATCGAATTCCTCGCAAACACAACCTGCAATTCTAATGACGATATTAAGAACTGGATTGAGAAGAGAGAAACTATTGTTTTCCTTGACGGATTTGACGAAGTGTGTCCAgatttcagagaaaaaatcatcaaaattttgattgcgtTAAATCAAGCAAGAGTCCCACTCATTATAGGGACCAGGCCTCACGAAGTGCACCACATTCAAGACAGGATACAAAAATCTATGATAGTTGAGATTGAACCACTTGATGAAGCAAAGCAAATCGAGTTTCTGGAGAAAGTTGCCCGAAAGAGTCCACAGGAAATCGcacaattgaggaaaatctTCAAAGACCAAGACATTCTGGGAAACCCACTCTACCTCTCCTTGTTGGCCGAGTACAGCGGTGATGGAAACTTGTACGACATCTTTGACAAAATAGTGCGGCacaaagtgaaaatttgtttggttaGAGAAAATGGAGGCAAAGATGTTGGAGAAGAGATGATTGACAaagaactgaaattcataCAACTGGTGGCCTCTCGTTTCGTAAGAGGAGTGAAGATTGACCAAGGCAGTGTTACAAAGGAAGCATTGGAAAAGATGAACGCTTTTGGAGTTGTGACACATTGCAATGACAGAGTCAATTTCACCCACCAAACGTTTGCAGAATTTCTTAcctcacaaaaatttattgaggaCTTAAAAAATCCAGTAGATGAGGAAGTGCCCTTGTTCAACGAAGAACTAGTACAGTGCAGGAAGTTCGTTGACCTATTCCTTTCAACGGAGAAGGGGAAGGACGCGTCCTACACTGATGCTTTTGCGGATTGGGCCATATCAAACCCTTTGAAATTAGTCAAACTTATTTGTCGAGAGAATTTGCGACAAATGTTCAACTTGCTCAATCCCGATCTCTCATTAAAAGATGAAGACGGTAAAAACGCTTTGCACTTCGCTTTGCGGCACCTTGAAATGGTCAAGATGGTGCACGAAAGAAACAGCAGGTTGGCAACCGAAACAACAAACGATGGAGAAAATTGTCTCCACCTAGCGATTATTGACGAAGAATGCAGCGAGGAAGTTGCTATTTGGCTCTTAAAAAACACTGATGTTGACAAAAACgctgaaacaatttttgagcaCACACCGCTGTTGTTAGCTGGTGAAACAGATAAATGGGAAGTGGCACAACATCTTATATTCGCCGATGATGAAGCTATCAAAACTGTTAAAACTGGAGTGTCAATTTTGCCTTATTTCATCCTGGGAAACAAATTAGATTTGGTGAAAGCACTCATTGATAGGGGCTCCGatgtcaatttcaaaaatgatgACGGACGCACAGCTCTTCATCTAGCTGCTCGATGGAATGAAAACCCAGAAATAGCGGACATTTTGCTTGAAAGTGGTGCGAAAGAAAACGCACAAGACAATTGCAAATGGACCGCACTGCATTTCGCCGCTAAATATAACAAAACTCCAGGGATCGTCTTAAAACTGCTCGAAAATGGCGCTGATGTTGATATACAAGATGACGTTGGATGTACAGCACTCCATCTAGCTGCAAGGTGGAATAAAAACCCACAAATTTTGAATactttgcttgaaaaatgttctaaagTAAACGCACAAGACAGAGATAAAATGACCGCACTGCATACGGCCGTTGAAACAAACCCAAATGTAGAGGTGATCCAAACACTGCTCGAAAACGGCGCCGAcgttcatttacaaaatatatatggaTCTACAGCCCTTCACCTAGCTGCCAGGAATAGAAACCcagaaattgtgaaaatttttcttcaaaaaggAGCCAAAGTAAACGCACaagacaataaaaaacaaactgctCTGCATTACACAGTCGATTCATTTGACCCAGCTACAGCAGTAGTCCGAGAGCTGCTCGAAAACGGTGCCGACCTTGATTTACAAGATAAGGATGGATTCACAGCACTTCACCTAGCAGCTATGTCAAATGAAAACCCAGAAATGGTGAAGATTTTACTTGACAAAGGTGCTAAAGTAAACGCAACAAACAAAGATAAATGTACCGTACTGCATTACGCCGCAAGACATTACCCAGTTTCAGAAATTATCCAAAAAATGCTCGAAAATGGCGCCGACATTCATTTACAAAACAGTGATGGAAATACAGTCCTTCACCTAGCTGCTGGGTTTAATCGAAACCcagaaatagtgaaaattttactagAAAAAGGCGCCAAAGTTAACGTACAAAACCATAATAAATGGACTGCTCTGCATTACGCCGCTAGATATAGTTCATCCAGAGAAGTGTTTCAAAAACTGCTCGAAAACGGCGCCGACGTTGATTCACAAACTAAAGGACGAAAATCAGCCCTTCACCTAGCTGCTGAATGGACTGAAAACCCAGAACTAGTGCAAATTTTGCTTGAGAATGGTGCCAAAGTTAACGTACAAAACAATGACAACTGGACCGCACTGCATTTTGCCGCTAGATATAACCCAGATTCAAAAATCATCCAAATGCTGCTCGCAAACGGCGCCGACgttcattcaaaaaataaagatggATACACAGCCCTTTACCTAGCTGCTGGGTGGAATACAAACCCTGAAATAGTGAAAAATATGCTTGAAAATGGCGCCAAAGTAAACGCACAAAACAATGATAAATGTACCGCACTGCATTTGGCCGCTGAAAAGAACTCAAATGCAGAGGTGATCCAAATACTACTCGAAAACGGCGCCGACgttcaatcacaaaatatttatggaaatACAGCCCTTCATCAAACTGCCGGGTTGAATAGAAACCcagaaatagtgaaaattttactagAAAAAGGCGCCAAAGTTAACGTACAAAACCATAATAAATGGACTGCTCTGCATTACACGGTCGATTCATTTGACCCAGCTACAGCAGTAGTGCAAGAGCTGCTCGAAAACGGTATCGACGTTGATTTACAAGATAAGGATGGATTCACAGCACTTCACCTAGCTGCTAGGAGGAATAAGAACTCAATAATAGTGAAAATGTTGCTAGAAAATGGTGCCAAAATAAACGCCGAAAGCAATGATAAATGTACCGCACTGCATTTGGCCGCTAGATATAACCCAGCTGGAGAAATTGTCCAAAAGCTGCTTGAAAATGGCGCCGACGTTGATTCGCTAAATCAACAAGGAGAATCAGCCCTTCACTTAGCTGCTTGGTATAATACAAGCCCTGAAATAGTGAACCTTTTGCTTGAACAAGGTGCCGAAGTAAACGCACAAGACAATTATAAATGGACCGCACTGCATTTCGCTGCTAGATTTAACCCAGCTTCGGAAATCGTCCAAACTTTGATCGAAAACGGCTCCGACGTTGATTCACACACTAGTGGAGGAAAAGCAGCCCTTCACCTAGCTGCTCAGCATAATATAAACCCTGAAATagtgaaaatattgcttgAAAATGGTTCTGATGTTAACGCACAAGAAAATGACGGTTGGACAGCACTGCATTTCGCTGTCAGATTCAACCAAGCTCCAGAAATTGTACAAATGCTGATTCAACACGGCGCCGACGTTCGTTTACAAAATAAAGATGGATACACAGCCTTTTACCTAGCTGCTGGGTACAACACAAACCCTGAAATAGTGAAAATCATACTTGAAAATGGTGCCAACTTAAATGCAGGAGACAATGGTGAATGGACCGCACTACTGCATTACGCTGCTACACACAACCGACGTCCTGAAGTGGTCCAAATGCTGCTTGATAAGGGCGCcttgataaatgaaaaaaatagtaaaggAGAGACTGCTTTATTTCTCGCGGCTAAGCACAATTGTGAGGAAAAAGTGGTTCAAATTCTGCTCGACAATGGAGCCGCAGTAAACAAAAAGATATTGAATGACAAAGAATGCGCTGCTGTATTACGTCAAATGAAAATCAAcggggaaattttaaaaaaactaaccaaAAACGATCGAAAAGACTGTTGTTTAATTTGA